A stretch of Acidimicrobiales bacterium DNA encodes these proteins:
- a CDS encoding dynamin family protein, producing MDRDRLITQARALAELATSPAVRRAARMLAKRVAEGQFHIAVLGEFKRGKSTLVNALVGQAVLPSGVLPLTALGTEVSYGPPGVTIHLLDGTERDASVTSLADWVTEAANPRNERGVQRVAVRVPAPLLRPGLTLVDTPGIGSVHGHNTDAALAAAADADGAVIVLAADAPLSAGERDLLEAFRRRRARRFVVLNKVDHLDHDDVAEVVAFVRSVIDDPGTPVWPLSARAALDARTEGGPPEPGFDAFFAALSAFVGEELAAARDEVALADAQRLLQRVVDDARLAESAATLEADELDRRVAAFRAAADAQDRLFSEDQLVLAREVEELAARLGRDLAAFARAAADRRSGELEAVVASGPARQARERVRRAVERIVEDEFDGFRTRRADQADEEWLAIAAQLSGRASERISSVRQAAADIFEIDLPAVRLPPISGQRERFFYLFPTGTSLSEPLLAVGRRLVPSALLRRRALMWGRGHLRVELDKHAGRIRHDLTRRLGEARAAFESMLRDELSSARDAILCAASHGEHLRRVAADEIARHGEHDQQVQALARQIVQAASDAPSGGDAAAVTAR from the coding sequence GTGGATCGTGACCGTCTCATCACCCAAGCTCGAGCTCTCGCAGAGCTCGCCACTTCTCCCGCCGTCCGCCGTGCTGCTCGCATGTTGGCGAAGCGAGTTGCCGAAGGCCAGTTCCACATCGCAGTGCTGGGCGAGTTCAAGCGAGGGAAGTCCACGTTGGTGAACGCGCTGGTAGGCCAAGCCGTGCTGCCGAGCGGCGTGCTGCCGCTCACCGCGCTCGGCACGGAGGTCTCCTACGGGCCGCCCGGTGTGACGATCCACCTGCTCGACGGCACCGAACGTGACGCGTCCGTCACCTCGCTCGCAGACTGGGTCACCGAGGCGGCCAACCCGCGCAACGAGAGGGGAGTGCAGCGTGTCGCGGTGCGGGTGCCGGCCCCGCTGTTGCGGCCCGGCCTGACGCTGGTCGACACACCGGGCATCGGTTCGGTGCACGGTCACAACACCGATGCGGCGCTCGCGGCCGCGGCTGACGCCGATGGCGCGGTGATCGTGCTCGCTGCGGATGCGCCGTTGTCTGCCGGCGAACGAGACCTGCTCGAGGCGTTCCGGCGTCGCCGCGCCCGGCGCTTCGTGGTGCTCAACAAGGTGGACCACCTCGACCACGACGACGTCGCCGAGGTCGTGGCGTTCGTCCGTTCGGTGATCGACGACCCAGGTACGCCGGTGTGGCCCTTGAGCGCCCGAGCGGCGCTGGACGCCCGGACTGAAGGCGGCCCGCCGGAACCCGGGTTCGACGCGTTCTTCGCGGCGTTGTCGGCGTTCGTGGGTGAAGAGCTCGCTGCCGCGCGGGACGAAGTGGCGCTGGCCGACGCGCAGCGCCTCCTGCAGCGCGTCGTCGACGACGCCCGCCTGGCGGAGTCGGCGGCGACGCTCGAGGCCGACGAGCTCGACCGGCGCGTCGCGGCGTTTCGAGCGGCCGCAGATGCACAGGACCGGTTGTTCTCGGAGGACCAGTTGGTGCTCGCCAGGGAGGTCGAAGAGCTGGCCGCGCGCCTTGGGCGTGATCTCGCCGCATTCGCCCGCGCCGCGGCCGACCGGCGCAGCGGCGAGCTCGAGGCTGTGGTCGCCTCGGGTCCCGCGCGTCAGGCCCGTGAGCGGGTCCGCCGTGCGGTGGAACGGATCGTCGAGGACGAGTTCGACGGCTTCAGGACCCGGCGCGCCGATCAAGCCGACGAGGAGTGGTTGGCGATCGCGGCGCAGCTCAGCGGCCGCGCTTCGGAGCGGATCTCGTCCGTCCGCCAGGCGGCAGCCGACATCTTCGAGATCGACTTGCCCGCGGTCAGGTTGCCACCCATCTCTGGACAGCGCGAGCGGTTCTTCTACTTGTTCCCGACGGGCACGAGCCTGTCCGAGCCCCTTCTCGCGGTCGGGCGACGCCTGGTTCCGAGCGCTCTGTTGCGTCGCCGTGCGCTCATGTGGGGCCGCGGGCACCTCCGCGTCGAGCTCGACAAGCATGCGGGCCGGATCCGCCACGATCTCACGCGCCGTCTTGGCGAGGCGCGCGCGGCGTTCGAGTCGATGTTGCGCGACGAGCTGTCGAGCGCGCGGGACGCCATCTTGTGTGCGGCATCGCACGGCGAGCACCTCCGGCGGGTCGCCGCTGACGAGATCGCTCGTCATGGCGAGCACGATCAGCAGGTGCAGGCGCTGGCCCGCCAGATCGTGCAGGCCGCAAGCGACGCGCCGTCTGGGGGTGACGCGGCTGCCGTCACGGCACGCTGA
- a CDS encoding TetR/AcrR family transcriptional regulator: MEGRTTKSRRGRGRPPKSEGLVTSQRLLEAAAAACAEYGFDGSTLARIAEKADVHPTAIYNHYRSREELLYAAAVQALDKITAVAFEPPEGPRSVRTIAAAYLQPGMAQQRRLIAEIHVASSRDPRLAELLVEWHRAWAEPLIELLAPTDPNPRATVKVLYLLLLGLCHLDDVADVRANRSSVVERAERLVDVLVPGVDSRREGTDPVTGGRPRARSARRP, encoded by the coding sequence ATGGAGGGAAGAACCACGAAATCACGTCGCGGCCGTGGTCGCCCACCGAAGTCCGAAGGTCTGGTCACTTCGCAACGGTTGCTGGAAGCTGCCGCGGCCGCCTGCGCCGAGTACGGCTTCGACGGCAGCACGCTGGCGCGCATCGCCGAGAAGGCCGATGTACACCCGACCGCGATCTACAACCACTACAGGTCACGCGAGGAGCTGCTGTACGCGGCGGCGGTGCAAGCGCTCGACAAGATCACCGCGGTCGCGTTCGAGCCACCCGAGGGCCCGCGCTCGGTTCGGACGATCGCGGCGGCCTACTTGCAGCCCGGCATGGCGCAACAGCGCCGGCTGATCGCCGAGATCCACGTCGCCAGCAGCCGCGACCCTCGCTTGGCGGAGCTGCTCGTCGAGTGGCACCGGGCTTGGGCCGAGCCGTTGATCGAGCTCCTGGCCCCGACCGACCCGAACCCGCGGGCCACCGTCAAAGTGCTGTACCTGCTGTTGCTCGGCTTGTGCCACCTCGACGACGTCGCTGATGTCAGAGCGAACCGGTCGTCGGTCGTCGAGCGGGCCGAGCGGCTCGTCGACGTGCTCGTGCCCGGAGTCGACAGCCGCCGCGAGGGAACGGACCCCGTCACCGGGGGTCGACCGCGAGCTCGAAGCGCTCGACGGCCTTGA
- a CDS encoding cytochrome P450 yields the protein MSGRPDIDLVDPRFHVGDPHPAYRWMRAHEPIYRDRNGILCLTRMEHLRHVERRAADFVSSQGYRSVWMPTETSMISRDDPAHARQRRLVSDRFTPRAVGRLEAEVREVVTTSLAAVAFAPQFEVVDALAARVPSVLTCRLLGWPDSHWRDVRSWSERLMRVDTMGVDMNQLSDGIRAVNEIAMLTNPTVEAKRACPADDLLSRWANAELDGCPMSLQEINSELGLVIPGGAETTRTTIARSLILFSERNDLWEQLAADPARIPAAVEELLRWITPLNNMFRTAASDVEIDGTEIRAGDRLALVYPSANRDEQVFAAPDDVDFGRDPNPHVAFGFGTHFCLGAHLARLTMRVVLEELTARYTTLRPAAAPVYEANVFVKAVERFELAVDPR from the coding sequence GTGAGCGGGCGTCCCGACATCGATCTGGTCGACCCGCGGTTCCACGTGGGCGATCCGCATCCCGCGTACCGGTGGATGCGCGCGCACGAGCCCATCTACCGCGATCGCAACGGCATCTTGTGCCTGACCCGCATGGAGCACCTCCGCCACGTCGAGCGGCGCGCGGCGGACTTCGTGTCGAGCCAGGGCTATCGCTCGGTGTGGATGCCCACCGAGACGTCGATGATCAGCCGGGACGATCCGGCCCACGCACGGCAGCGCCGCTTGGTTTCGGATCGCTTCACGCCCCGCGCGGTGGGCCGCCTCGAAGCCGAGGTGAGGGAAGTGGTGACGACCTCCCTCGCTGCGGTTGCCTTCGCGCCGCAGTTCGAAGTGGTCGACGCGCTCGCGGCAAGGGTCCCGTCGGTGTTGACGTGCCGGTTGCTCGGCTGGCCCGACAGCCACTGGCGCGACGTCCGGTCGTGGTCGGAACGGCTCATGCGCGTCGACACGATGGGCGTCGACATGAACCAGCTGTCCGACGGCATCCGCGCGGTCAACGAGATCGCGATGCTCACCAATCCGACTGTGGAGGCCAAGCGCGCGTGCCCTGCGGACGACTTGCTGTCGCGCTGGGCCAATGCCGAGCTGGACGGCTGCCCGATGAGCCTGCAAGAGATCAACTCCGAGCTTGGACTGGTCATCCCGGGCGGCGCCGAGACCACCCGCACCACCATTGCGAGGTCGCTGATCTTGTTCAGCGAGCGGAACGATCTCTGGGAGCAGCTCGCGGCCGATCCTGCCCGGATCCCCGCGGCGGTCGAGGAGCTGCTGCGGTGGATCACGCCGCTGAACAACATGTTCCGCACTGCCGCGAGCGACGTCGAGATCGACGGGACCGAGATCCGCGCCGGCGACCGGCTGGCCCTCGTGTATCCGTCGGCGAATCGCGACGAGCAGGTCTTCGCTGCCCCTGACGACGTCGACTTCGGGCGCGACCCGAACCCTCATGTGGCGTTCGGGTTCGGCACCCACTTCTGCCTCGGCGCGCACTTGGCACGGCTCACCATGCGCGTGGTGCTCGAGGAACTGACCGCGCGGTACACCACCCTGCGGCCGGCCGCGGCGCCGGTCTACGAGGCCAACGTGTTCGTCAAGGCCGTCGAGCGCTTCGAGCTCGCGGTCGACCCCCGGTGA
- a CDS encoding SRPBCC family protein, whose protein sequence is MTMSVTLIDTIKSRAAAEAERSTYPDGFPILPPVPAGRYRDPDFAALEAEAVFGRTWLFVAHTEELPEPGDFRLLDQLPQPIVLVRGQDERIRAFYNTCKHRGAALLDEAEGNTGRRLTCPYHNWVYSLEGALVGYPEAGNFADLDRDCLGLTTVRCEVWGPLVFINLNPDAGPLTDYLGAVGEDLSEISELNGRLRLADHRAREVPVNWKIPVDANVETYHVNYVHRDTAAKGLRQAATGIQLLGNGHSRMLVRLHDGMQFDTPFPPLVGGVGDLPLVGTFSYHVFPNLSIVFGGPGFLFFITNWPTGPGTSTYHVHWCSSVGPDDELAPTLLEPFVEFNQAVLFEDLKVLPGIQVSIDAGGIDSFRLSYQERRIYHLHETLDRTIGVERVAEQLRVPPVLGPFVEA, encoded by the coding sequence ATGACGATGTCCGTCACGCTCATCGACACGATCAAGAGCCGTGCGGCCGCCGAAGCCGAGCGCAGCACCTACCCCGACGGGTTTCCGATCCTTCCGCCCGTGCCAGCTGGTCGATACCGCGACCCCGACTTCGCGGCGCTCGAAGCCGAGGCGGTGTTCGGTCGCACCTGGTTGTTCGTCGCGCACACAGAGGAGTTGCCCGAGCCTGGCGACTTCCGGCTGTTGGACCAGCTACCGCAGCCGATCGTGCTGGTCCGGGGCCAAGACGAGCGCATCCGCGCGTTCTACAACACGTGCAAGCACCGGGGTGCGGCCCTCCTCGACGAGGCCGAGGGCAACACCGGCCGGAGGCTCACTTGCCCCTACCACAACTGGGTGTACTCGCTGGAAGGCGCGCTGGTCGGCTACCCGGAAGCCGGGAACTTCGCCGACCTCGATCGCGACTGTCTCGGCTTGACCACGGTCCGGTGCGAGGTCTGGGGGCCGTTGGTGTTCATCAACCTGAACCCCGATGCCGGGCCCCTGACCGACTACCTGGGCGCTGTCGGCGAGGACCTGAGCGAGATCTCCGAGCTGAACGGTCGCCTCCGGCTTGCCGACCACCGCGCCCGCGAGGTGCCGGTGAACTGGAAGATCCCGGTCGACGCGAACGTCGAGACCTACCACGTCAACTACGTGCACCGCGACACCGCCGCCAAAGGGTTGCGGCAGGCCGCCACCGGCATCCAGCTGCTCGGCAACGGCCACTCCCGAATGCTGGTCCGCCTGCACGACGGTATGCAGTTCGACACGCCGTTCCCACCGCTCGTCGGTGGCGTCGGTGACCTGCCGCTGGTGGGGACGTTCTCGTACCACGTGTTCCCGAACCTCAGCATCGTCTTCGGTGGGCCGGGCTTCTTGTTCTTCATCACCAACTGGCCAACCGGGCCGGGCACGTCGACGTACCACGTGCACTGGTGCTCGTCGGTCGGTCCCGACGACGAGCTGGCGCCCACGCTGCTGGAGCCGTTCGTGGAGTTCAACCAAGCCGTGCTGTTCGAGGACCTGAAGGTCCTGCCGGGCATCCAGGTGTCGATCGACGCGGGTGGCATCGACTCGTTCCGGCTGAGCTACCAAGAGCGCCGGATCTACCACCTGCACGAGACGCTCGACCGCACGATCGGCGTCGAGCGCGTGGCCGAACAACTCCGGGTTCCGCCAGTGCTCGGCCCGTTCGTGGAGGCCTGA
- a CDS encoding cytochrome P450 yields the protein MRYDPFDPAIVGDPYPVYEWLRDEAPVHWAPDTGTYVISRYDDVAAALADADSYSSDAMRGVLLGQPTGTGQQRLPREEAMGTLVAVDPPAHSELRRIVNRGFTPKHISGWRDRVTELVDELMTPIAGDAAFDVVAGLAAPLPVRVIAEMLGADPEQAAQFRRWADATTKMMSGSARNGELDSEGVTAAMQLAEYLGNCIDERQREPRDDLLTSLVRAAGEEVLTRAEAVGFAALLLFAGTETSTNLIGNAVWALAQHRDQLDQAMADPSLLEAVLQETLRWESPVQYVFRRATREIVLHDTTIPVDATVTLLLAAANRDPRYWGEDADQFDITRNASGHLSFGFGPHYCLGASLARTEAAAALRHVLPLLAASDAVDGGDDLLDSMQFRGRRRLTLTSHQPAGARDGG from the coding sequence ATGCGATACGACCCGTTCGACCCGGCGATCGTCGGCGACCCCTACCCCGTGTACGAGTGGCTGCGCGACGAAGCGCCGGTGCACTGGGCACCCGACACCGGCACGTACGTGATCTCTCGCTACGACGACGTGGCGGCAGCGCTGGCCGACGCCGACTCGTACAGCTCCGACGCGATGCGCGGGGTGCTCCTCGGCCAGCCGACGGGCACGGGCCAGCAACGGCTCCCGCGCGAGGAGGCCATGGGCACGTTGGTCGCGGTCGACCCTCCCGCCCACAGCGAGCTGCGCCGCATCGTGAACCGTGGCTTCACCCCCAAGCACATCAGCGGCTGGCGCGATCGCGTGACCGAGCTCGTCGACGAGCTCATGACGCCCATCGCCGGCGACGCAGCGTTTGACGTGGTGGCCGGGTTGGCCGCTCCCCTCCCGGTGCGGGTGATCGCCGAGATGCTCGGCGCCGACCCCGAGCAGGCCGCGCAGTTCCGGAGGTGGGCCGATGCGACCACCAAGATGATGAGCGGGTCCGCCCGCAACGGCGAGCTCGACAGCGAGGGGGTGACCGCGGCCATGCAGCTGGCGGAGTACCTCGGCAACTGCATCGACGAGCGCCAGCGCGAGCCGCGCGACGACCTGCTCACGTCGCTCGTCCGGGCGGCCGGCGAGGAGGTGCTGACCCGAGCAGAAGCGGTTGGCTTCGCGGCGCTCCTCCTCTTCGCGGGCACCGAGACGTCGACCAACCTGATCGGCAACGCCGTGTGGGCGCTCGCCCAGCACCGCGACCAACTCGATCAGGCGATGGCCGACCCGTCCCTCCTCGAGGCCGTGCTGCAAGAGACGCTGCGCTGGGAGTCTCCCGTTCAGTACGTCTTCCGCCGCGCCACCCGCGAGATCGTCCTGCACGACACGACGATCCCGGTCGACGCCACCGTCACGCTGCTGCTCGCCGCCGCCAACCGCGACCCTCGCTACTGGGGCGAGGACGCCGATCAGTTCGACATCACCCGCAACGCGTCGGGTCACCTGTCGTTCGGCTTCGGGCCGCACTACTGCCTCGGCGCGTCGCTCGCACGGACGGAGGCGGCCGCCGCGTTACGGCATGTCTTGCCGCTGCTGGCCGCCAGCGACGCCGTCGACGGTGGCGACGATCTGCTTGATTCGATGCAGTTCCGCGGCCGCCGGCGCCTGACGTTGACCTCGCACCAGCCCGCCGGCGCCCGCGACGGCGGCTGA
- a CDS encoding tetratricopeptide repeat protein, with translation MVVQHPPDPTPEERGLGGISGPMPRQMTGRFRRADSGVRPGSTVDKAGLAEAVAAELAASDDPTPPPAIVADLTKVLADEVAARPGDVRLRLRYARSLLDRGDTTSAATQISLVLQQHPQSPVALALLQATMSATVAASRKPTSAPPTEPITRF, from the coding sequence GTGGTCGTCCAACATCCCCCGGATCCCACCCCCGAAGAGCGGGGGCTCGGCGGCATCAGCGGGCCGATGCCGCGGCAGATGACCGGTCGGTTCCGCCGGGCTGACTCTGGAGTGCGTCCGGGTTCCACGGTCGACAAGGCGGGCCTCGCCGAAGCGGTGGCCGCAGAGCTCGCGGCGTCGGACGACCCGACCCCGCCGCCGGCGATCGTGGCCGACCTGACCAAGGTGCTCGCCGACGAGGTCGCGGCTCGACCGGGCGACGTGCGCCTCCGGTTGCGTTATGCCCGGTCGCTGCTCGATCGGGGTGACACCACGTCTGCGGCCACCCAGATCTCGCTCGTGCTCCAGCAGCACCCGCAGAGCCCGGTCGCGCTGGCGCTGTTGCAAGCCACGATGTCGGCCACGGTGGCGGCGTCTCGCAAGCCCACTTCCGCCCCGCCCACCGAGCCGATCACCCGCTTCTAG
- a CDS encoding EAL domain-containing protein — MAAVSSMEALIRSEARFRALIAGVSEVIILLGVDGAVRYASPAAHRLFGVSLDKADADVFSFIHPDDRDEAIEAFRWLGSLSANGVEDTRPPVTIRVRGATGRWHLMEVLGRNLIDDPEVGGLLITARDITEVRRREEQVLDGAVLLERLAQGAGMDEMLADLVDIERRSVPGCIPLVALREPDGVIRAIADHGLPDDLVLRFDAVRPGSPLGEALRAADQPVISRDLATDPAWGSLGAAFAETGLGACWSWMLVDDDGTEMGTFCLFVPDARRPTEAERLQFAQTAHLAAIIIQRHMVERALAYQALHDVLTGLPNRTLIVERIAQALALSARNLDGAAVLFCDLDRFKVVNDSLGHTAGDRLLRLVVERWQALLREGDTIGRFGGDEFVVVANAVEGPRAAGALAQRLIRSLATPFTLDGVEVVVGVSVGVAVAAAGVGDPQQLIRDADAAMYEAKNRGRGVHVVFESPMHDEVVERLQLEADLRRAVPGEELMMHYQPLVQVADRTVVGLEALVRWNRPGRGLVMPAQFVDVAEETGLIVPLGSWVLREVVRQAASWSRDPLLAGLHITTNLSARQMVEPGLVQEVKALTDEFGVDPSRLWLEVTESVLADDPYVVARVIEELSAIGVRVAIDDFGSGYTSLEYARQLARLAGLKIDRQFVVDLDDPGSHSEAIVAALVVLGRGLDAVVVAEGVESESQFEVLRRLGCDLVQGYLFGRPVAGREIRERILALQSAETAGVEGPDAAGASPHGRLRR, encoded by the coding sequence ATGGCGGCGGTGTCGTCGATGGAAGCGCTGATCCGAAGCGAAGCCCGGTTCCGGGCGTTGATCGCTGGGGTCTCGGAGGTGATCATCCTTCTCGGCGTCGACGGGGCCGTGCGCTATGCGAGCCCGGCCGCGCACCGCCTGTTCGGGGTGTCGCTCGATAAGGCCGACGCCGACGTGTTCTCGTTCATCCACCCAGACGACCGGGACGAGGCCATCGAGGCCTTCCGCTGGCTGGGGTCCCTGTCGGCGAACGGTGTGGAAGACACCCGGCCGCCGGTCACGATCCGGGTGCGCGGCGCGACCGGACGCTGGCACTTGATGGAGGTGCTGGGACGCAACCTCATCGACGACCCCGAGGTCGGGGGCCTGCTCATCACCGCCCGCGACATCACCGAGGTCCGTCGTCGCGAGGAACAAGTGCTCGACGGCGCCGTGTTGCTCGAGCGGTTGGCGCAAGGCGCGGGCATGGACGAGATGCTTGCCGATCTCGTCGACATCGAACGTCGGTCGGTGCCCGGCTGCATCCCGCTGGTCGCGCTGCGTGAGCCCGACGGCGTGATCCGCGCCATCGCCGACCACGGGCTCCCCGACGACCTCGTCCTCCGGTTCGACGCCGTACGGCCCGGTAGCCCGCTCGGGGAGGCGCTGCGCGCGGCGGACCAACCGGTCATCTCCCGCGACCTCGCGACGGATCCCGCCTGGGGATCGCTGGGTGCTGCCTTCGCCGAGACGGGTCTCGGTGCCTGTTGGTCGTGGATGCTCGTCGACGACGACGGCACCGAGATGGGCACGTTCTGCCTGTTCGTGCCCGATGCCCGTCGGCCCACCGAGGCGGAGCGCCTGCAGTTCGCGCAGACCGCCCACCTCGCTGCCATCATCATCCAGCGCCACATGGTGGAGCGGGCGCTCGCGTACCAGGCGCTGCACGACGTGCTGACCGGCCTCCCGAACCGCACGCTCATCGTCGAGCGCATCGCGCAGGCGCTGGCACTGTCCGCTCGCAACCTCGACGGCGCGGCGGTGCTGTTCTGCGACCTCGACCGCTTCAAGGTCGTCAACGACAGCCTCGGCCACACTGCCGGAGACCGCTTGTTGCGCCTGGTGGTCGAGCGTTGGCAGGCGCTGTTGCGCGAAGGCGACACGATCGGTCGCTTCGGCGGCGACGAGTTCGTGGTGGTGGCCAACGCAGTGGAAGGCCCGCGGGCGGCCGGCGCGCTGGCGCAGCGGCTGATCCGCTCACTTGCGACGCCGTTCACCCTCGACGGGGTCGAAGTGGTGGTCGGCGTGAGCGTGGGCGTGGCGGTCGCGGCCGCCGGAGTGGGCGACCCGCAACAGCTCATCCGTGACGCCGACGCCGCCATGTATGAAGCCAAGAACCGGGGCCGAGGCGTGCACGTGGTGTTCGAGAGCCCCATGCACGACGAAGTCGTCGAGCGGCTGCAACTCGAGGCTGACCTTCGTCGGGCCGTCCCCGGCGAGGAACTGATGATGCACTACCAGCCCCTCGTGCAGGTTGCCGACCGGACGGTCGTGGGCCTCGAGGCGCTGGTCCGGTGGAACCGTCCTGGCCGCGGCCTGGTCATGCCCGCGCAGTTCGTCGACGTGGCCGAAGAGACGGGCCTGATCGTGCCGTTGGGGTCATGGGTCCTGCGCGAAGTGGTGCGCCAAGCGGCCAGCTGGTCGAGGGACCCGCTGTTGGCCGGCCTGCACATCACGACCAACTTGTCGGCACGCCAGATGGTCGAACCCGGTCTGGTGCAGGAAGTCAAGGCGCTCACCGACGAGTTCGGTGTCGACCCGTCACGCCTGTGGCTCGAGGTCACCGAGAGCGTGCTGGCCGACGACCCGTACGTCGTCGCCCGGGTGATCGAGGAGCTGTCCGCGATCGGGGTACGGGTGGCGATCGACGACTTCGGGTCGGGCTACACGTCGCTCGAGTACGCCAGGCAGCTCGCCCGCCTCGCCGGCCTGAAGATCGACCGCCAGTTCGTGGTCGACCTCGACGATCCCGGCAGCCACAGCGAGGCCATCGTCGCCGCGCTGGTGGTGCTCGGCAGGGGCCTTGACGCGGTGGTGGTCGCCGAAGGTGTGGAGAGCGAGAGCCAGTTCGAGGTGCTGCGCCGGCTGGGCTGCGACCTGGTGCAGGGCTACCTGTTCGGACGTCCGGTTGCCGGTCGTGAGATCCGCGAGCGGATCCTGGCGTTGCAGAGCGCCGAGACGGCCGGCGTCGAGGGCCCCGACGCGGCGGGCGCGTCACCGCACGGCCGCCTCCGCCGGTAG
- the xseA gene encoding exodeoxyribonuclease VII large subunit, which produces MSDRLPLDLPAPERTWEVRELVHQIGAVLRDAFAPELWVQGELRNLQPSERGGTRNLFFDLAEPGAPIGARPASSLPVVLWDEDRQRVNAKLRASGPTVKMDEGVRMRILVRLVWWRRGVLRLVMVDIDPAFTLGKLAEDRHRLLRTLAAEGLLDANASRPLHPVPLRVGLVTARGSAAERDVLHELEQSAIGFRVLVADSPVQGPLAPAGVARALAVVAGAEVHVVVVARGGGARTELAAFDDPRVARAVARCPAPVFTGIGHETDRSVADEVAHTACKTPTAAAATVVATVRGSLDRLDRSWDSVCAGVDDHLGRHRQRIGRVAERTASQTSGALRREAARLDQIASRAPEQAARTLARARSRLDDLDRHVRSLDPAQLLARGWSITRDADGHVVRDPTQLASGDVLVTELAGGRVTSRVEALAEAGGNDGGDNGGTP; this is translated from the coding sequence ATGAGCGACCGGCTGCCGCTCGATCTGCCGGCGCCCGAGCGCACGTGGGAAGTGCGCGAGCTGGTGCACCAGATCGGCGCGGTGCTGCGCGACGCGTTCGCTCCCGAGCTGTGGGTGCAAGGCGAGCTGCGAAATCTCCAGCCGAGTGAGCGAGGTGGCACCCGCAACCTGTTCTTCGACCTGGCGGAGCCGGGCGCCCCCATCGGGGCCCGGCCCGCGTCGTCGCTCCCGGTCGTGCTGTGGGACGAGGACCGTCAGCGGGTCAACGCCAAGCTCCGGGCCAGTGGGCCCACCGTGAAGATGGACGAAGGCGTCCGCATGCGGATCCTCGTGCGGCTCGTCTGGTGGCGGCGCGGCGTCCTGCGGCTGGTCATGGTCGACATCGACCCGGCGTTCACGCTCGGGAAGTTGGCCGAGGACCGCCACCGCCTGCTGCGCACGCTCGCCGCCGAAGGTCTGCTCGACGCCAACGCCAGCCGTCCGCTCCACCCCGTGCCGCTTCGGGTGGGTTTGGTCACCGCGCGGGGCAGCGCGGCCGAGCGCGACGTGCTGCACGAGCTCGAGCAGAGCGCCATCGGGTTCCGGGTGCTGGTCGCCGACTCCCCCGTCCAAGGACCCCTCGCCCCCGCCGGTGTCGCCCGGGCTCTGGCGGTGGTGGCCGGCGCCGAGGTGCACGTCGTGGTCGTGGCGCGCGGCGGTGGCGCGCGCACGGAGCTGGCGGCGTTCGACGATCCCCGCGTCGCCCGCGCGGTAGCGCGATGCCCCGCGCCGGTGTTCACGGGCATCGGTCACGAGACCGACCGCAGCGTGGCCGACGAGGTCGCGCACACGGCCTGCAAGACGCCCACTGCCGCCGCCGCGACGGTGGTGGCCACGGTCCGAGGGTCGCTCGATCGGCTCGACCGGAGCTGGGACTCCGTCTGCGCCGGCGTCGACGATCATCTCGGCCGGCATCGCCAGAGGATCGGCCGCGTGGCCGAACGGACCGCTTCGCAGACCTCCGGCGCGCTCCGGCGAGAAGCCGCGCGCCTCGACCAGATCGCGAGCCGCGCACCCGAGCAGGCCGCTCGCACGCTCGCGCGAGCGCGTTCCCGCCTCGACGACCTCGACCGCCACGTCCGCTCGCTCGATCCCGCCCAGCTCCTCGCCCGCGGCTGGTCGATCACCCGCGATGCCGACGGTCATGTGGTGCGCGACCCGACCCAACTCGCGTCCGGCGACGTGCTGGTGACCGAGCTGGCAGGCGGTCGGGTCACGAGCAGGGTCGAGGCGCTGGCCGAGGCCGGCGGCAACGACGGCGGCGACAACGGGGGAACGCCATGA
- the xseB gene encoding exodeoxyribonuclease VII small subunit translates to MTDEPTEREQHADHVPYAAAVAELDRILAALERDDLDVDAVAGQVRRAADLIAICRARIDAASYEVQRVVADLDEEG, encoded by the coding sequence ATGACCGACGAACCGACCGAACGCGAGCAGCACGCCGACCACGTCCCGTACGCGGCCGCCGTGGCGGAGCTCGATCGCATCTTGGCGGCGCTCGAGCGCGACGACCTCGACGTCGACGCGGTGGCAGGCCAGGTCCGGCGCGCCGCCGACCTCATCGCCATCTGCCGCGCCCGGATCGATGCCGCGTCCTACGAGGTCCAGCGCGTGGTCGCCGACCTCGACGAGGAGGGCTGA